The Amycolatopsis sp. DG1A-15b genome window below encodes:
- a CDS encoding helix-turn-helix domain-containing protein, whose product MDTLELLGHPARLRIVHAMRGGRTLTTAQLCALLPDVSKAMVYRHVDLLAAGGILEVADERRVRGAVERHYRLCRERASVDPGAVASMSLDDHRRGFAVAVAALVAEFNAYLDRADADPVADPVGYQQHAIWLDRDELAAMIGELRAAILPRLANPAAPGRTRYLLSPILFPGEPPATEAG is encoded by the coding sequence GTGGACACTTTGGAACTGCTGGGCCACCCGGCGCGGCTGCGGATCGTGCACGCCATGCGCGGCGGGCGGACGCTCACCACCGCTCAGCTCTGCGCGCTCCTGCCGGACGTCTCGAAAGCGATGGTCTACCGGCACGTCGACCTGCTCGCCGCCGGCGGGATCCTGGAGGTGGCCGACGAACGCCGGGTCCGCGGCGCGGTCGAGCGCCACTACCGGCTGTGCCGGGAACGGGCGTCCGTCGACCCCGGGGCGGTCGCGTCGATGTCGCTCGACGACCACCGGCGCGGATTCGCCGTGGCGGTGGCCGCGCTGGTCGCCGAGTTCAACGCCTACCTCGACCGCGCCGACGCCGACCCGGTCGCCGACCCCGTCGGCTACCAGCAACACGCCATCTGGCTCGACCGGGACGAACTCGCCGCCATGATCGGCGAACTGCGCGCCGCGATCCTCCCCCGGCTGGCCAACCCGGCCGCCCCCGGCCGCACCCGGTACCTGCTCAGCCCGATCCTCTTCCCCGGCGAACCACCCGCCACCGAGGCCGGCTGA